Proteins from one Bacteroides zhangwenhongii genomic window:
- a CDS encoding RagB/SusD family nutrient uptake outer membrane protein, translating to MMKQYMKNKSRLGFFLAMCLGLFSCSKFLEENPKDKLPEDDVYNTISEVYLNAVASLYTYVGGYSDSQGLQGTGRGVYDLNTFTSDEAIIPTRGGDWYDGGFWQGLYLHDWGIENDAIQATWEYLYKVVMLSNKSLERIDKFAETHSATELPTYRAEVRAIRAMYYYYLMDLFGRIPLVQSSSVAMKDVVQSERKTVFDFVVKELQEAAPLLSDAHSNQSGPYYGRITRPVVTFLLAKLALNSEVYTDNDWTDGQRPDGKNIKFTVNGSELNAWETVIYYCDQLKTMGYKLEPEYETNFSIFNEPSVENVFTIPMNKTLYTNQMQYLFRSRHYNHAKAYGLSGENGPSATIEALETFGYETAEQDPRFDICYFAGIVHDLKGNIIKLDNGTVLEYLPWKVSLDITDTSYEQTAGARMKKYEVDPTATKDGKLMENDIVLFRYADALLMKSEAKVRNGANGDEELNEVRSRVNASPRTATLENILAERQLELAWEGWRRQDLVRFGKFTRAYSSRPQLPDEASGYTTVFPIPEKIRVMNERLKQNPGY from the coding sequence ATGATGAAACAATATATGAAAAATAAAAGTCGGTTAGGATTCTTTCTGGCAATGTGTCTGGGTTTATTCTCATGTAGTAAGTTTTTGGAGGAAAATCCGAAAGATAAGTTACCCGAAGATGACGTTTACAATACAATCTCGGAAGTATATCTCAATGCAGTAGCTTCGCTTTATACATACGTAGGCGGTTATAGTGATAGTCAGGGATTGCAGGGAACGGGTAGGGGAGTCTACGACCTGAACACCTTTACCTCCGACGAAGCCATTATCCCCACCCGTGGAGGTGACTGGTATGACGGTGGTTTTTGGCAAGGACTTTACCTGCACGATTGGGGAATAGAGAATGATGCCATTCAGGCTACATGGGAATATCTCTATAAAGTCGTCATGTTAAGTAACAAATCACTGGAACGGATAGACAAATTCGCCGAAACTCATTCCGCTACGGAACTGCCGACATACCGTGCCGAAGTACGTGCCATACGGGCTATGTATTATTATTACCTGATGGATTTGTTCGGACGCATCCCGCTAGTTCAATCCTCTTCCGTAGCAATGAAAGATGTAGTGCAAAGTGAACGGAAAACGGTCTTTGACTTTGTTGTCAAGGAATTGCAAGAGGCGGCTCCTTTGTTGAGCGATGCACATAGCAACCAGTCCGGTCCTTACTATGGCCGTATCACTCGCCCCGTGGTAACTTTCCTACTGGCCAAACTGGCTTTGAACTCCGAAGTTTATACAGACAATGATTGGACGGACGGACAACGCCCGGATGGAAAAAATATAAAGTTCACAGTGAACGGCAGCGAACTCAATGCCTGGGAAACAGTCATCTACTATTGTGACCAACTCAAGACTATGGGCTACAAACTGGAACCGGAATACGAAACGAATTTCTCCATATTCAACGAACCGTCCGTAGAGAATGTCTTCACTATCCCGATGAACAAAACTCTGTACACCAACCAGATGCAATATCTCTTCCGTTCCCGCCACTATAATCACGCCAAGGCTTACGGACTAAGCGGTGAGAACGGTCCCAGCGCCACCATTGAAGCCCTCGAAACTTTCGGTTATGAAACCGCGGAACAAGATCCCCGTTTTGATATTTGCTATTTTGCAGGAATTGTCCACGACCTGAAAGGAAACATAATCAAACTAGATAATGGAACGGTACTGGAATATCTGCCCTGGAAAGTATCTCTGGATATAACAGACACCTCATACGAACAAACCGCAGGAGCCCGCATGAAAAAGTATGAAGTCGACCCGACTGCCACAAAAGACGGTAAGTTGATGGAGAATGACATTGTATTGTTCCGCTATGCAGACGCTTTGTTGATGAAGAGTGAAGCGAAAGTCCGGAACGGAGCAAACGGAGATGAAGAACTCAATGAAGTTCGTAGCCGTGTCAACGCTTCTCCTCGCACTGCCACTTTAGAGAATATCCTTGCCGAACGTCAGCTGGAACTGGCTTGGGAAGGATGGAGACGACAGGACTTAGTCCGCTTCGGGAAGTTTACAAGAGCTTACAGCAGCCGTCCGCAACTGCCGGATGAAGCAAGTGGATATACAACTGTATTCCCTATACCGGAGAAAATACGGGTGATGAATGAGAGGTTGAAGCAGAATCCGGGGTATTAG
- a CDS encoding DNA alkylation repair protein produces MAEPFKNMYNEQFFDLFTKDLKLVIDDFDAHGFVSQVMDDEWEGRELKQRCIHITTILKKFLPADYKEAIAKILELLDHVKSTRPDFSVIDDTKFGLMLEYGAILDNYVEQYGLDDYETSVKAIEKITQFTSCEFVTHPFIIKYPDKMMKQMLVWSKHEHWGVRRLASEGCRPRLPWAMALPNLKKDPTPIIPILENLKNDPARFVRLSVANNLNDIAKDNPEIVIDLAKKWKGESKEVDWIIKHGCRTLLKQGIPEVMELFGFDSIRNNISVKDFQISSPKVKVGDSLEFGFNLLNHSNKTIKIRLEYGIYYQKANGTLTKKVHKISEKEYTGNSTTRITRKHSFRVVTTRKFHLGLHQIAIIINGSEFEKYDFDLIE; encoded by the coding sequence ATGGCAGAACCTTTTAAGAATATGTACAACGAGCAATTTTTCGACCTATTTACGAAAGATTTGAAACTTGTTATCGATGATTTTGATGCTCACGGGTTTGTTTCTCAAGTTATGGATGATGAATGGGAAGGCAGGGAACTTAAACAGCGCTGCATACATATCACTACCATTCTGAAAAAGTTTTTGCCGGCAGATTACAAAGAGGCAATCGCTAAGATTCTTGAGTTGTTGGATCATGTAAAAAGTACGCGGCCTGATTTTTCGGTGATAGATGATACGAAATTTGGATTGATGCTGGAGTATGGGGCGATTCTGGATAATTATGTCGAGCAATATGGGTTGGATGATTATGAAACGTCTGTCAAGGCGATAGAGAAAATCACGCAGTTCACAAGTTGCGAGTTTGTGACTCATCCTTTTATTATAAAATATCCGGATAAAATGATGAAGCAGATGTTGGTTTGGTCGAAACATGAGCATTGGGGAGTAAGGCGGCTTGCGTCAGAAGGTTGCCGTCCGCGTTTGCCTTGGGCGATGGCTTTGCCGAATCTGAAGAAAGATCCGACACCTATTATTCCTATTTTGGAGAATCTTAAAAATGATCCGGCAAGATTTGTACGGTTGAGCGTTGCCAATAATTTGAATGATATTGCGAAAGATAATCCGGAAATTGTCATTGATTTGGCAAAGAAATGGAAGGGTGAATCGAAAGAGGTAGACTGGATTATTAAACACGGTTGCCGGACGCTCTTAAAGCAAGGGATTCCGGAGGTGATGGAGTTGTTTGGTTTTGATTCTATCAGAAATAATATTAGTGTGAAGGATTTTCAGATTTCAAGTCCTAAGGTTAAAGTCGGGGATTCGTTGGAGTTTGGTTTTAACTTGTTGAATCATAGCAATAAGACAATCAAAATACGGCTTGAATATGGTATTTATTACCAAAAAGCAAATGGAACGCTGACGAAGAAAGTTCATAAAATCAGCGAAAAAGAATATACCGGGAATTCTACCACACGAATAACGCGAAAGCACTCTTTCCGCGTGGTTACGACGAGAAAATTCCATCTCGGGCTTCATCAAATTGCTATAATAATCAATGGGAGTGAATTTGAAAAATATGATTTCGATTTGATTGAGTAA
- a CDS encoding glycoside hydrolase family 20 protein, with amino-acid sequence MNIRNRHAKVCLFLWILGMCLAVHPIKAQSVIPVPLKMERGADYFFLSEKTKLYTNLEGEEARLWENCLQALPVSLKKGSKKDVRQVLSLLITGKNERLPSPESYTLSVTPRRIIIRSTSGAGLFYGMQTLLQLLTPSGTGYSVASVEIEDTPRFAYRGFMLDVSRHFFSKEFVKKQIDALAFYKINRLHLHLTDAAGWRIEIRKYPLLTDFAAWRTEPNWKKWWNGGRGYVRFDEPGASGGYYTQKDICEILEYARQHYMTVIPEIEMPSHSEEVLAAYPQLSCSGEPYKNSDFCVGNEETFAFLENVLTEVMELFPSEYIHIGGDEAGKSAWKTCPKCQKRMKDEHLANVDELQSYLIHRIEKFLNAHGRHLLGWDEILQGGMAPNATVMSWRGEEGGIAAVTSGHRAVMTPGAYCYLDSYQDAPYSQPEAIGGYLPLKKVYSYDPVSVSLTTEQAKLVYGVQGNLWVEYIPTPEQVEYMMYPRILALAEVAWSAPERKSWPDFHARALKAVRELQAKGYHPFDLKNEIGSRPESVQPVAHLALGKKVIYNSSYSPHYPAQGNTALTDGIRGDWTYGDGCWQGFIDGDRLDVTIDMETVTPIHSVTAAFMQVTGAEVFLPESVTISVSDDGTNFTELEHRTFEVAKEIPIQFTDISWKGNATGRYIRYQAQAGKEFGGWIFTDEIIVK; translated from the coding sequence ATGAATATAAGAAATAGACACGCTAAAGTTTGTCTTTTCTTATGGATATTAGGGATGTGCCTTGCGGTGCATCCCATCAAAGCACAGTCCGTAATTCCTGTTCCATTGAAAATGGAGCGGGGTGCGGACTACTTTTTTCTATCAGAAAAGACAAAACTTTATACAAACTTAGAGGGGGAAGAAGCGAGGCTTTGGGAGAACTGTCTGCAAGCACTTCCTGTTTCGTTGAAGAAAGGTTCGAAAAAGGACGTACGCCAAGTACTTTCACTGCTGATAACCGGAAAGAATGAGCGGTTGCCCTCTCCGGAAAGTTACACACTGTCCGTCACTCCCCGACGAATCATTATCCGTTCAACTTCCGGAGCCGGATTATTTTACGGAATGCAGACACTGTTACAGTTGCTTACCCCTTCGGGCACGGGCTATTCCGTCGCATCCGTTGAAATAGAGGATACTCCTCGTTTTGCTTATCGTGGTTTTATGCTCGATGTTTCCCGCCATTTCTTCTCCAAAGAATTTGTGAAGAAGCAGATAGACGCATTGGCTTTTTATAAAATAAACCGGCTTCATCTGCATCTGACTGATGCGGCAGGCTGGCGCATTGAGATAAGGAAATACCCTTTGCTCACTGACTTTGCCGCTTGGCGTACGGAGCCGAACTGGAAGAAATGGTGGAACGGTGGACGCGGATACGTTCGCTTCGATGAACCTGGAGCTTCCGGTGGTTATTATACTCAGAAAGACATTTGTGAAATACTTGAATATGCCCGTCAGCATTATATGACGGTCATCCCTGAAATAGAAATGCCTTCCCATTCGGAAGAAGTGCTGGCTGCTTATCCGCAACTGTCCTGTTCGGGCGAGCCGTACAAGAATTCGGACTTCTGTGTCGGTAATGAAGAAACCTTTGCCTTTCTCGAAAATGTGCTGACCGAAGTCATGGAACTTTTTCCGTCAGAATATATCCATATCGGTGGTGATGAGGCTGGCAAGTCGGCATGGAAAACGTGCCCGAAGTGTCAAAAGAGAATGAAGGATGAACATCTTGCCAATGTAGATGAACTGCAAAGTTACCTGATACACCGCATTGAGAAGTTCCTCAATGCTCACGGTCGTCATTTGCTGGGATGGGACGAGATATTGCAAGGAGGTATGGCTCCCAATGCTACTGTTATGTCCTGGCGTGGAGAAGAAGGTGGGATCGCTGCCGTAACCTCCGGTCATCGGGCAGTCATGACACCCGGCGCTTATTGTTATCTGGACAGTTATCAGGATGCACCCTATTCACAGCCGGAAGCTATCGGCGGATACCTGCCATTGAAGAAAGTGTATTCGTACGATCCGGTTTCCGTTTCCCTGACTACAGAACAGGCTAAACTTGTTTACGGTGTGCAGGGTAACTTATGGGTGGAATATATTCCCACTCCCGAACAGGTTGAATATATGATGTATCCCCGTATCCTCGCATTGGCGGAAGTGGCTTGGTCTGCTCCCGAGCGTAAGTCATGGCCGGATTTCCATGCCCGCGCCTTGAAAGCGGTGAGAGAGTTACAGGCAAAGGGGTATCATCCTTTCGATTTGAAGAATGAAATCGGCAGTCGTCCGGAATCCGTACAACCCGTTGCCCATCTGGCATTGGGTAAGAAGGTAATATACAATTCGTCGTATAGTCCCCATTATCCGGCACAGGGCAATACCGCTCTAACGGACGGCATACGTGGCGATTGGACGTATGGTGACGGTTGTTGGCAGGGATTTATTGACGGTGACCGGTTGGATGTGACAATCGATATGGAAACTGTTACTCCCATTCATTCCGTTACTGCTGCTTTCATGCAAGTGACGGGTGCGGAGGTGTTTTTGCCTGAGTCTGTCACAATCTCTGTCTCTGACGATGGAACCAATTTTACGGAATTGGAACACCGGACTTTTGAAGTCGCCAAAGAAATTCCTATCCAGTTTACGGACATCTCATGGAAGGGGAATGCGACAGGAAGATACATTCGCTATCAGGCTCAAGCCGGAAAAGAGTTCGGAGGCTGGATATTCACAGATGAGATAATCGTGAAATAA
- a CDS encoding SusC/RagA family TonB-linked outer membrane protein yields the protein MIRRHGKLTLLTFLLSASCSDIFAQEIPVTTPIDSLITVGYATGSLKTLSGSVEKITETQMNKDQITNPLEAIRGRVPGLTVQRGSNGPAALDAVRLRGTTSLTSGNDPLIIVDGVFGDLSMLTSIYPTDIESFTILKDASETAQYGSRGASGVIEVTTKKGMSGRTQVAYNGSFGISTVYKNLKMLSGDEYRRVASERGISILDKGNNTDFQKEIEQTGLQQNHHIAFYGGSSESSYRVSLGFMDRQGVILNEDMKNFTSNMNMNQKMFDGFLNCELGMFGSIQKNHNLVDYQKTFYSAATFNPTYPNHKDPVTNSWDGITTASQITNPLAWMEVQDDDATSHISTHARLTFNLLEGLKLNLFGAYTYNIVENSQYLPTSVWANGQAYKGTKKRESLLGNMMLTYKKNWKKHFFDVLALAELQKETYTGYYTTVSNFSTDKFGYNNLQAGALRLWEGTNSYYDQPRLASFMGRFNYTYADRYVLTLNARTDASSKFGANHKWGFFPSASAAWVISEEEFMKQLPMVDNLKFRIGYGLAGNQSGIDSYTTLNLVKPNGVVPVGNSAVVSLGDLRNTNPDLKWEVKHTFNTGIDVALFGNRLLLSANYYNSRTTDMLYLYNVSVPPFTYNTLLANIGSMRNWGTEIAIGITPLKTKDMELNINANITFQRNKLLSLSGMYNGEMLSAPEYKSLASLDGAGFHGGYNHIVYQMVGQPLGVFYLPHSTGLESDGNGGYTYGIADLNGGGVSLEDGEDRYVAGQAVPKTILGSNISFRYKRFDLSLQVNGAFGHKIYNGTSLTYMNMNIFPDYNVMKKAPKQNIKDQTATDYWLEKGDYVNFDYVTLGWNVPIEKVQKLKKYVRSLRLAFTVNNLATISGYSGLSPMINSSTVNSTLGVDDKRGYPLARTYTLGLSINF from the coding sequence ATGATACGACGACACGGTAAACTAACATTGCTCACTTTTCTTTTGTCGGCTTCATGTAGTGATATATTCGCTCAGGAGATACCCGTTACCACGCCCATAGACTCATTGATAACTGTTGGATATGCCACCGGAAGTTTGAAAACCCTCTCCGGTTCCGTAGAGAAGATTACGGAGACACAGATGAATAAAGACCAGATAACGAACCCTTTGGAAGCAATCCGCGGACGTGTGCCGGGCTTGACCGTCCAACGCGGATCAAACGGTCCGGCAGCCTTGGATGCGGTACGCCTGCGGGGAACCACCTCACTGACCAGTGGCAATGACCCTTTGATAATCGTCGACGGAGTATTTGGCGACTTGAGTATGCTCACCTCCATTTACCCTACGGATATTGAGAGCTTCACCATTTTGAAAGACGCTTCCGAAACCGCACAATACGGTTCACGAGGAGCCTCCGGTGTGATTGAAGTCACCACTAAAAAAGGAATGAGCGGCAGAACACAGGTAGCCTACAACGGTAGCTTCGGAATTTCCACCGTCTACAAGAATCTGAAAATGCTGTCCGGCGATGAGTACCGCCGTGTCGCCTCGGAACGCGGGATTTCCATTCTGGATAAAGGAAATAACACCGATTTTCAGAAAGAGATTGAACAGACAGGACTACAACAAAACCATCACATCGCCTTTTATGGCGGTTCCAGTGAGTCCAGCTATCGCGTTTCTCTTGGTTTCATGGATCGTCAGGGAGTGATTTTGAATGAAGACATGAAAAACTTCACTTCGAATATGAACATGAATCAGAAAATGTTCGACGGCTTCCTGAACTGCGAGCTGGGAATGTTCGGTTCCATTCAGAAGAATCATAATCTGGTGGATTATCAGAAAACGTTCTATTCGGCAGCCACATTCAACCCCACCTATCCCAACCATAAAGACCCCGTCACCAATTCCTGGGACGGAATAACGACTGCCAGCCAAATCACCAATCCATTGGCATGGATGGAAGTGCAGGACGATGATGCCACTTCGCACATCAGCACGCACGCCCGTTTGACTTTCAATCTGCTGGAAGGACTGAAACTAAACCTCTTCGGCGCTTATACCTATAATATCGTGGAAAATTCGCAATACCTTCCCACCTCCGTCTGGGCGAACGGCCAGGCTTACAAAGGAACCAAAAAGCGAGAATCCTTGCTGGGCAACATGATGCTGACCTATAAGAAAAACTGGAAAAAACATTTCTTTGACGTGCTGGCACTTGCCGAACTTCAAAAAGAAACCTACACGGGATATTATACAACAGTAAGCAATTTCAGCACCGACAAATTCGGGTATAATAATCTTCAGGCAGGCGCACTCCGCTTGTGGGAAGGCACTAATTCTTACTACGACCAACCCCGTCTGGCATCTTTCATGGGACGTTTCAACTATACATACGCCGACCGCTACGTACTGACGCTGAACGCCCGTACAGATGCTTCCTCCAAATTCGGAGCGAACCATAAATGGGGATTCTTCCCCTCCGCATCTGCCGCATGGGTGATTAGTGAAGAAGAATTTATGAAGCAGTTGCCGATGGTGGATAATCTGAAATTCCGTATTGGCTACGGTTTGGCAGGTAATCAGAGCGGGATTGACTCATACACTACATTGAACCTTGTAAAGCCGAACGGTGTAGTCCCCGTCGGAAACTCCGCCGTCGTATCTTTAGGAGACTTACGGAACACAAATCCCGACCTGAAATGGGAAGTGAAACATACCTTTAATACCGGTATCGACGTAGCTCTTTTCGGCAACCGCCTGCTGCTTTCCGCCAACTATTACAACTCCCGAACCACAGACATGCTTTACCTTTACAACGTAAGCGTACCGCCTTTCACCTATAACACCTTACTTGCCAACATCGGTTCCATGCGCAACTGGGGTACGGAAATCGCCATCGGCATCACCCCCTTGAAGACCAAGGATATGGAACTGAATATCAATGCCAATATCACTTTCCAGCGCAACAAACTGCTCTCATTAAGCGGTATGTACAACGGCGAAATGCTTTCTGCCCCCGAATATAAAAGTCTTGCCAGCCTCGACGGAGCAGGCTTTCACGGAGGATACAACCACATCGTATATCAGATGGTGGGTCAACCGTTGGGCGTGTTCTATCTTCCCCACAGTACGGGACTCGAATCCGATGGAAACGGTGGATACACCTATGGCATCGCCGATCTGAATGGCGGAGGTGTCAGCCTTGAAGATGGTGAAGACCGCTACGTGGCAGGACAAGCCGTACCTAAAACGATTCTTGGCTCCAACATCAGTTTCCGCTACAAGCGTTTCGACCTGTCTTTGCAGGTTAACGGAGCTTTCGGACATAAAATTTACAACGGAACCTCCCTGACCTATATGAACATGAATATATTTCCCGACTATAACGTAATGAAGAAAGCCCCGAAACAGAACATCAAGGATCAAACCGCCACCGACTATTGGTTGGAAAAGGGAGATTATGTCAACTTCGACTATGTGACGCTGGGTTGGAACGTGCCGATTGAGAAAGTACAGAAACTGAAGAAATATGTCCGTTCCCTGCGTCTGGCATTTACAGTCAACAACCTGGCAACCATTTCCGGTTATTCGGGACTTTCACCTATGATTAACAGTTCAACGGTGAACTCCACTTTAGGCGTGGATGATAAACGGGGATATCCGTTGGCGCGGACGTACACACTGGGATTGAGTATTAACTTTTAA
- a CDS encoding glycoside hydrolase family 20 protein: MKQLLKLTGCLAVAGLFASCQSVQQEANYQVIPLPQEIVVEQGAPFILKSGVKILYPEGNEKMQRNAKFLADYLKTATGKDFTIEAGTEGKNAIILALGTENENPEAYQLKVAGDGVTITGSTEAGVFYGIQSLRKSLPIAVGTNIALPAVEIKDAPRFGYRGAHFDTSRHFFTVDEIKTYIDMQALHNMNRLHWHITDDQGWRLEIKKYPKLTEIGSNRTETVIGRNSGEYDGKPYGGFYTQEQAKEIVEYAAERYITVVPEIDLPGHMQAALAAYPELGCTGGPYEVWRQWGVSEDVLCAGNDQVLKFLEDVYGELIEIFPSEYIHVGGDECPKVRWEQCPKCQARAKALGLKSDKEHSKEERLQSFIINHIEKFLNAHGRQIIGWDEILEGGLAPNATVMSWRGEKGGIEAARQKHDVIMTPNTYLYFDYYQSKDIENEPFGIGGYLPMERVYSYEPMPASLTPEEQQYIKGVQANLWTEYIATFPHAQYMVLPRWAALCEVQWTNPDKKNYADFLSRLPQLIRWYEAEGYNYAKHVFEVQAQFEPNPAEGTLDITLSTIDKTPIHYTLDGTEPTAASPLYEGVLKLKENATLSAKAIRPSGDSKVLTEKIDFSKSSMKPIVANQKINEQYMFKGAATLIDGLKGNSSYKSGRWIAFNGNDMDMTIDLQQPVEISSVSISTCVAKGDWVFDARTMSVEVSDDGKNFTKVASEEYPEMKEDDKDGVYDHKLTFTPVKTQYVRVVASPEKSMPTWHGGKGKNSFLFVDEISID, translated from the coding sequence TTGGCAGTGGCAGGGCTTTTTGCTTCTTGCCAGTCAGTTCAGCAAGAAGCTAATTATCAGGTAATTCCCTTGCCGCAGGAAATCGTTGTAGAGCAGGGAGCCCCCTTTATCCTGAAAAGCGGAGTAAAGATTCTCTATCCGGAAGGAAACGAGAAGATGCAGCGCAATGCGAAATTCCTGGCCGACTATCTGAAGACGGCTACGGGAAAAGACTTTACCATTGAGGCCGGAACAGAAGGAAAAAATGCCATTATCCTGGCTTTGGGGACAGAAAATGAGAATCCGGAAGCCTATCAATTGAAAGTTGCCGGTGACGGAGTAACCATTACCGGTTCTACGGAAGCCGGAGTATTTTATGGTATCCAGTCTTTGCGTAAATCTTTGCCTATTGCCGTGGGAACAAATATAGCCCTCCCGGCCGTAGAAATCAAAGACGCTCCCCGTTTTGGTTATCGTGGCGCCCATTTCGATACCAGCCGTCATTTCTTCACGGTAGATGAAATAAAGACTTACATCGATATGCAGGCATTGCACAACATGAACCGTTTGCATTGGCATATCACGGATGATCAAGGATGGCGTCTGGAAATCAAGAAATACCCGAAGCTGACAGAAATCGGTTCCAATAGAACGGAAACCGTCATCGGACGCAACTCCGGTGAGTATGACGGTAAACCTTACGGTGGATTCTATACGCAGGAACAGGCAAAAGAAATTGTAGAATATGCTGCAGAACGTTACATAACCGTTGTTCCTGAAATAGACCTTCCGGGACATATGCAAGCTGCCCTTGCCGCTTATCCTGAGCTGGGTTGTACCGGTGGTCCGTACGAAGTATGGAGACAGTGGGGAGTATCTGAAGACGTGCTTTGTGCCGGAAATGATCAGGTATTGAAATTCCTCGAGGATGTATATGGAGAATTGATTGAAATCTTCCCATCGGAATATATCCATGTGGGTGGTGACGAATGTCCGAAAGTAAGATGGGAACAATGTCCGAAGTGCCAGGCACGTGCCAAGGCGTTGGGCTTGAAATCGGATAAGGAACACTCTAAAGAAGAACGTTTGCAGAGTTTCATTATCAATCATATCGAGAAGTTCCTCAATGCTCACGGACGCCAGATTATCGGTTGGGATGAAATCCTTGAAGGCGGACTTGCTCCGAATGCCACTGTAATGTCATGGCGCGGCGAAAAAGGAGGTATTGAAGCCGCCAGGCAGAAACACGATGTCATCATGACTCCGAATACTTATTTATATTTCGACTACTATCAGTCTAAAGATATCGAAAATGAACCTTTCGGTATCGGAGGTTATCTGCCGATGGAAAGAGTATACAGCTACGAGCCTATGCCAGCTTCTCTTACTCCGGAGGAACAGCAATATATAAAAGGGGTACAAGCTAATCTTTGGACCGAATATATCGCTACATTCCCGCATGCGCAATATATGGTATTGCCCCGTTGGGCTGCTTTGTGTGAAGTTCAGTGGACGAATCCCGATAAGAAGAATTATGCAGACTTCCTGTCTCGTCTTCCTCAGTTAATCAGATGGTATGAAGCCGAAGGATATAATTATGCTAAACACGTCTTTGAGGTGCAAGCCCAATTTGAACCGAATCCGGCAGAAGGAACATTGGATATTACGTTATCTACTATTGATAAGACCCCTATTCATTATACTTTGGACGGTACGGAACCTACCGCTGCTTCTCCTTTGTATGAAGGTGTGTTGAAACTCAAGGAAAATGCTACCTTGTCCGCCAAAGCTATTCGTCCTTCAGGAGACAGCAAGGTGCTTACCGAGAAAATTGATTTCAGCAAATCCAGCATGAAGCCGATTGTTGCCAATCAGAAAATCAATGAACAATATATGTTCAAGGGAGCTGCTACATTGATAGACGGTCTGAAAGGAAACAGTAGTTACAAATCCGGCCGTTGGATTGCTTTCAACGGAAATGACATGGATATGACGATTGATCTCCAACAACCCGTAGAGATTTCAAGCGTGTCCATCTCTACTTGTGTTGCCAAAGGCGATTGGGTATTCGATGCGAGAACTATGTCCGTAGAAGTTTCGGATGACGGAAAGAACTTCACTAAAGTTGCTTCCGAAGAATATCCGGAAATGAAAGAAGATGATAAAGACGGTGTCTATGATCATAAGTTGACCTTTACTCCGGTGAAAACGCAGTATGTAAGAGTTGTTGCATCACCGGAGAAATCAATGCCGACATGGCATGGTGGAAAAGGTAAAAACAGTTTCTTGTTTGTAGACGAAATCAGTATTGATTAA